One genomic region from Flagellimonas oceani encodes:
- the truA gene encoding tRNA pseudouridine(38-40) synthase TruA — MRYFIQFSYFGKAYHGWQNQPNAITVQEVLEKALSTLLREKVEVVGAGRTDAGVHAKQMFGHFDFDPIPDAEDLVYRLNAFLPDDIVVQGIHPVAADAHARFDAVERTYEYWLVKEKNPFLFDHAHFVKHYLDVDAMNKVAKILLDYTDFECFSKSNTDVKTFNCDVKEAFWTTDEEKWVFTITADRFLRNMVRAVVGTLLDVGQGKMSPEDIHQVIASKDRGEAGVSVPAKGLYLTKVLYPKEIFDEQKG, encoded by the coding sequence TTGAGATATTTTATCCAATTTTCTTATTTCGGAAAAGCGTACCACGGATGGCAGAACCAACCCAATGCCATTACCGTGCAGGAAGTCTTGGAAAAAGCCCTGTCCACATTGCTGCGCGAAAAGGTAGAAGTTGTAGGGGCCGGAAGAACCGATGCCGGTGTGCATGCCAAACAAATGTTCGGTCATTTTGATTTTGATCCTATTCCCGATGCCGAAGACTTGGTGTACCGATTGAACGCCTTTTTGCCAGATGATATTGTCGTTCAGGGAATTCATCCGGTCGCGGCCGATGCCCATGCGCGGTTTGATGCCGTGGAACGCACCTACGAATATTGGTTGGTCAAGGAAAAGAATCCATTTTTGTTTGATCATGCCCATTTTGTAAAACATTATTTGGATGTGGACGCCATGAACAAAGTGGCCAAAATACTGTTGGATTACACCGATTTTGAATGTTTTTCCAAGTCCAACACCGATGTAAAGACCTTTAATTGTGATGTTAAAGAAGCATTTTGGACGACGGACGAGGAAAAGTGGGTGTTCACCATTACCGCCGACCGTTTTTTACGAAATATGGTGCGTGCCGTAGTGGGCACCTTGTTGGATGTGGGACAAGGTAAAATGTCCCCGGAAGATATCCATCAGGTGATTGCAAGTAAAGATAGGGGAGAGGCAGGCGTCTCCGTCCCCGCAAAAGGATTATATTTGACCAAGGTTTTATATCCAAAAGAAATTTTTGATGAGCAAAAAGGATGA
- a CDS encoding metallophosphoesterase family protein — MTKILLLSDTHGHMDNTILKYAAQADEIWHAGDIGNLSVTDALEAVKPVRGVHGNIDDHVIQKEYPENNRFMCEGVDVWITHIGGYPNRYNIRVRDEIRNNPPKLFICGHSHILKVMHDKKLGLLHMNPGACGKHGFHQVRTMLRFVIDGEKISDLEVVELGKR; from the coding sequence ATGACGAAAATTTTATTGCTTTCCGACACGCATGGACACATGGACAACACCATTTTAAAGTATGCCGCCCAGGCCGATGAAATCTGGCATGCCGGTGACATTGGCAACCTCTCCGTTACCGATGCGTTGGAAGCCGTGAAACCTGTTCGTGGCGTGCACGGAAATATTGATGACCACGTGATTCAGAAAGAGTATCCAGAGAACAATCGGTTTATGTGCGAAGGGGTGGATGTTTGGATCACGCACATTGGTGGCTATCCCAACCGTTACAACATTCGCGTACGGGACGAGATCAGGAACAATCCGCCCAAACTTTTTATTTGTGGGCACTCCCATATTTTAAAGGTGATGCACGACAAAAAGCTGGGGCTGTTACATATGAACCCCGGCGCTTGTGGAAAACATGGCTTTCACCAGGTGCGGACAATGCTAAGATTTGTGATCGATGGGGAAAAGATATCGGACTTGGAGGTAGTGGAATTGGGCAAGCGATAG
- a CDS encoding DUF4293 domain-containing protein: MIQRIQTLFLLIVGLISGILPFFLNLWVEIGGKEVFAQDEVLVSLVFYAVAVLAVVSIVMYKKRQNQFVVNRLNMILNLFLLGFFVYRSLSLSGETVVSEKGIGMLIPVFSIVFLVLANRAIKKDEDLVKSVDRLR, encoded by the coding sequence ATGATTCAACGGATACAAACGTTATTTTTGCTCATAGTAGGCCTCATTTCGGGCATACTTCCGTTCTTTCTGAACTTATGGGTGGAAATAGGTGGAAAAGAAGTGTTTGCCCAAGACGAAGTTTTGGTAAGCCTTGTTTTTTATGCCGTTGCCGTTCTGGCCGTTGTGTCGATCGTAATGTACAAGAAAAGACAAAATCAATTTGTGGTAAACAGATTGAACATGATATTGAACCTTTTTTTACTAGGATTTTTCGTTTATCGATCGCTAAGCTTATCCGGAGAAACTGTGGTTTCAGAGAAGGGTATTGGGATGCTGATTCCTGTATTTTCTATCGTTTTTCTGGTCCTGGCCAACAGGGCTATCAAAAAGGATGAAGATCTTGTAAAATCTGTTGATCGCTTACGTTGA
- the rho gene encoding transcription termination factor Rho, whose product MFEISDLKAKKLPELQEIAKGLNVPKFKSLKKLDLVYQILDVQASNPKAVAETVTATPDEKPAPKPRKARTPRPKPTEAKSTEGDDTKKAPQKREPRDKKEDSKPQGRPQKKESKPQDNKPQDNRSHSNNSPQKNQNNNRRNNQNNKPHHDKKNSNFDKDLKNRYKEPEFEFDSIIESEGVLDIMQDGYGFLRSSDYNYLSSPDDIYVSQSQIRLFGLKSGDTVLGNIRPPKEGEKYFPLIKVNKINGLDPQVVRDRVAFEHLTPLFPKEKFKLAEKQSTISTRIMDLFSPIGKGQRGMIVSQPKTGKTMLLKDIANAIAANHPEVYQIILLIDERPEEVTDMQRNVRGEVVASTFDKEATEHVRVANIVLDKAKRLVECGHDVVILLDSITRLARAYNTVQPASGKVLSGGVDANALHKPKRFFGAARNIENGGSLSIIATALTETGSKMDEVIFEEFKGTGNMELQLDRRISNRRIFPAIDLISSSTRRDDLLLDENTIQRMWIMRKYLADMNPVEAMEFMEQRIKQTKNNEEFLLTMNE is encoded by the coding sequence ATGTTCGAGATTTCCGATCTAAAAGCTAAAAAGCTTCCTGAGCTGCAAGAAATTGCAAAGGGTCTTAATGTTCCCAAATTCAAATCATTGAAAAAACTGGACCTAGTCTACCAAATATTGGACGTTCAGGCATCCAACCCTAAAGCAGTTGCCGAAACGGTTACCGCAACCCCGGATGAAAAACCGGCCCCTAAACCACGAAAGGCCAGAACTCCGCGCCCTAAACCCACAGAAGCGAAAAGTACTGAGGGCGACGACACTAAAAAAGCGCCACAAAAAAGGGAGCCAAGGGACAAAAAAGAGGATTCCAAACCCCAGGGAAGACCTCAAAAAAAAGAATCCAAACCACAGGATAACAAGCCGCAGGACAATAGATCCCACAGCAACAATTCTCCCCAAAAGAACCAAAACAACAATAGGAGAAACAACCAGAACAACAAACCACACCACGATAAAAAGAACAGCAACTTTGACAAGGACCTGAAAAATAGGTACAAAGAGCCAGAGTTCGAGTTCGATAGTATTATTGAGAGTGAAGGTGTACTGGACATTATGCAGGATGGTTACGGATTTCTAAGATCTTCCGACTACAACTATCTTTCTTCTCCCGACGATATTTATGTATCACAATCACAAATACGTTTGTTCGGCCTTAAATCCGGTGATACTGTTCTGGGGAACATAAGACCCCCTAAAGAGGGCGAAAAATATTTCCCGCTGATCAAGGTGAACAAAATCAATGGACTGGACCCTCAAGTGGTTCGTGACAGGGTGGCTTTTGAACACCTTACCCCATTGTTTCCAAAGGAAAAGTTCAAATTGGCGGAAAAACAAAGTACAATTTCAACACGGATCATGGATTTGTTCTCTCCCATTGGAAAAGGACAAAGGGGTATGATTGTATCCCAGCCCAAAACGGGTAAGACCATGTTGTTGAAGGATATTGCCAACGCCATTGCGGCCAACCATCCAGAGGTTTATCAAATCATCCTTTTGATCGATGAACGTCCTGAGGAGGTTACCGATATGCAACGTAACGTGCGCGGGGAAGTGGTCGCTTCGACTTTTGACAAAGAAGCTACCGAGCATGTTAGGGTCGCCAATATTGTATTGGACAAAGCAAAAAGATTGGTGGAATGTGGTCACGATGTTGTGATCCTTTTGGATTCCATTACCCGTTTGGCCCGCGCCTACAACACCGTACAACCAGCTTCTGGTAAAGTATTGAGTGGTGGTGTGGATGCCAACGCCCTGCACAAACCAAAACGTTTCTTTGGTGCGGCACGTAATATAGAAAATGGTGGTTCGCTATCCATTATCGCTACGGCATTGACGGAAACAGGCTCCAAAATGGACGAAGTTATCTTTGAGGAATTCAAGGGTACCGGTAACATGGAGCTCCAGTTGGACAGAAGAATTTCCAACCGAAGAATTTTCCCTGCAATCGACCTTATTTCTTCCTCTACGCGAAGAGACGACCTATTGCTGGACGAAAACACCATTCAACGTATGTGGATTATGCGCAAGTATTTGGCGGACATGAACCCTGTTGAAGCCATGGAGTTTATGGAGCAGCGCATAAAGCAGACCAAGAACAACGAGGAGTTTTTGCTCACCATGAACGAGTAA
- the rpsT gene encoding 30S ribosomal protein S20 produces MANHKSALKRIRRNEAVRLRNRYQHKTVRNAIKKLRNEEDKKAAEALLPTVVGMIDKLAKKNIIHNNKASNLKSKLMTQVAAM; encoded by the coding sequence ATGGCAAACCATAAGTCAGCATTAAAGAGAATCAGAAGAAACGAAGCAGTACGTTTGCGTAACAGGTATCAGCACAAAACTGTGCGTAATGCCATCAAAAAATTGCGCAACGAAGAAGATAAGAAAGCTGCCGAGGCTTTGTTGCCCACTGTAGTTGGTATGATCGATAAATTGGCAAAGAAAAATATCATTCATAACAATAAGGCATCAAACCTTAAGAGCAAATTGATGACCCAGGTTGCAGCAATGTAA
- the proS gene encoding proline--tRNA ligase codes for MGKNLTSRAEDYSKWYNELVVKSDLAENSGVRGCMVIKPYGYAIWEKMQGQLDKMFKETGHENAYFPLFIPKSYLSKEASHVEGFAKECAVVTHYRLKNAEDGSGIVVDEDAKLEEELIVRPTSETIIWDTYRRWIQSYRDLPLKVNQWANVVRWEMRTRLFLRTAEFLWQEGHTAHATREEAIEEAELMMNVYADFAEKYMGVPVIKGTKTESERFAGAEETYCIEALMQDGKALQAGTSHFLGQNFAKAFDVKFANKEGTQDYVWATSWGVSTRLMGALVMTHSDDNGLVLPPKLAPIQVVIVPIYKGLDQLDAISEKVEPLVKELRDKGITVKYDTRDTHKPGFKFNEYELKGVPVRLAVGQRDLANGTFEVARRDTLSKEIVKAEEVVQKVVSLMDDIQENIFKKALDYRKAHITEADSYDDFKKIIEEKGGFVSAHWDGSAETEDRIKEETKATIRCIPLDAKAEEGKCMVTGKPSTKRVLFAKAY; via the coding sequence ATGGGTAAAAATTTAACGAGCAGAGCAGAGGATTATTCCAAATGGTATAACGAACTCGTGGTAAAGTCGGATTTGGCTGAGAACTCGGGAGTTAGGGGTTGTATGGTGATTAAACCGTACGGATACGCCATTTGGGAAAAGATGCAGGGGCAATTGGACAAAATGTTCAAGGAAACAGGTCATGAGAATGCTTATTTTCCATTGTTTATTCCAAAATCATATTTGAGCAAAGAGGCAAGCCATGTGGAAGGTTTTGCCAAGGAGTGTGCCGTGGTCACCCATTACCGTTTGAAAAATGCCGAGGACGGAAGCGGAATAGTGGTGGATGAGGATGCCAAATTGGAGGAAGAGCTGATTGTAAGGCCCACATCGGAAACGATTATTTGGGATACCTATAGAAGATGGATCCAATCGTATCGTGATCTACCTTTAAAAGTGAACCAATGGGCCAATGTAGTGCGTTGGGAGATGCGGACCCGTCTTTTTCTGAGAACGGCCGAGTTTCTATGGCAAGAAGGTCATACGGCGCACGCTACTCGAGAAGAAGCCATTGAAGAGGCCGAACTTATGATGAACGTGTATGCAGACTTTGCCGAAAAATACATGGGTGTCCCCGTAATCAAAGGAACCAAAACCGAGAGCGAGCGCTTTGCCGGGGCCGAGGAGACCTATTGTATCGAAGCGTTGATGCAGGACGGCAAGGCATTGCAAGCAGGAACATCCCACTTTTTAGGTCAGAACTTTGCAAAGGCATTCGATGTAAAGTTTGCCAACAAAGAAGGAACACAAGATTATGTTTGGGCGACATCTTGGGGCGTTTCCACTAGATTGATGGGGGCATTGGTGATGACCCATAGCGACGATAACGGATTGGTGCTTCCGCCAAAATTGGCGCCCATTCAAGTAGTGATCGTACCTATATATAAAGGTTTGGACCAGTTGGATGCCATTTCCGAAAAAGTAGAGCCCTTGGTGAAGGAACTGCGCGACAAGGGCATTACCGTTAAATATGATACCCGCGACACCCATAAACCTGGATTTAAATTCAATGAGTATGAGTTGAAGGGTGTTCCCGTGCGCTTGGCGGTGGGTCAACGCGATTTGGCCAATGGAACTTTTGAAGTAGCGCGTAGGGATACCTTGTCCAAAGAAATCGTAAAGGCCGAAGAGGTAGTGCAGAAAGTGGTTTCGTTAATGGATGACATCCAGGAAAACATTTTTAAGAAGGCATTGGATTACCGAAAAGCACATATTACAGAGGCGGATTCCTATGACGACTTTAAAAAAATAATCGAGGAAAAAGGTGGTTTTGTTTCGGCTCATTGGGATGGTTCGGCCGAAACGGAGGATAGGATAAAAGAAGAGACCAAAGCAACTATTCGCTGTATTCCATTGGATGCCAAAGCGGAAGAAGGAAAATGTATGGTAACGGGAAAACCATCCACTAAAAGGGTATTGTTTGCGAAGGCATACTAA